The Spirochaetota bacterium genome contains the following window.
GTGAGGAGAATGGATGAGGTCAATTATCCATCAGTGTTAATATGGGGGAACAAGGAGGTTCGTCCTCTCAGTTATAGCTTCGCCAAATTGCTAATTGATGAGTTTCATAAAATCATGGATGAGAGAGGGAAGATAATTTCAGACTTTACGATATATACTGAGACTGGCACCATGATCCTGAGGGAAACTAGAAATGTCTGCCCTGGTGTAATTGGCGAACCCGGATTCTTCTCAGATGAAAAGCACTCAATGAGATTGAATGATATTCAATTTAATCAGCTTGAGGCGGAGGCCTACTTTTTTGCGATAGCAGAATTTTTTAATAGAGGTATCCCAAAAGCTGAGGTATATATCTCATGCCCCATAGAGGATAGGGATTACCTAAGGAATCTGATTGATGATAAAAAGCCTGTAATCGCAATAAAATTAGACAGCGGTATTGAAGGAGTGGGTATTGATTTTAAATCGTTAAAAGTAACCTATGATGGTATTACTGTAAAATGTAAGCGCCTTTCGGATGACCTTTATAGGGTTGACTATGGAAAAGAAATATATCCCGGGGGGCATAGTATTAGATTTTCATTTCTCAATATGAGGAGTCAGAGCAGCATGATTTACAGGGCTGGATTTATCCGAGGAGTAAGGAAAGGCGATTACGATATGCTGGTCACAAGCGGAACCAAATCAGTTAAGCGGTGGAGGTCAGCAAAAGAGGGGTTGAGGATGCTTCTCTCTGCTCTTTCATTAGGTGTTACGGATCCTGATGCGGACAGGATAATATGGAACATCGCTAGGGGCTTTAAGATGATCGGTGACAAAACAACCGCTGATTACTATTATGCAAAGCTATACCACTTCTATCCTCAGAGCAGATATTCAAAAAGATTAAGTATACGAGTAAAGGGATATCGATTTCCGGTTGAATATCTTGGGAAAATAATTAGAATAAAACATGATCCTTCGCTATCTGGTTCATGTGGCAAATGAAGTGCTGGTCACCATATCTCTATGATGCAATATTGAAATTGTTTAGTATTAAAACTCGAGGTGAATGATATAGAAACCCTATCTCATATAAATTATTTCAGCATCCCTCGGTATATCTATTATCATCATCGTATCTATATCAACTGGAATGTTGAATTTTAGGTCTTTAAATCTCAGCGTTACCCTACACCCCGATCCCAGATGGACAAACCCTATTCTTTTATAGAAGTGAGTGTTCTTCACGTTAATTCGGTCATAGAGATAAAACTCGATCTTTTCATTTGTTTTTCTGTCTACCCTGAGTATTTTATCTGGAACTTCGTTCTTAAAGGATATTGTCTCATAGTATTGTTCATTTTCTATTATTAAGAAATTGGTGTCCTCTTCACCCACATTTGTATTTTTTGTTAATATTACCCTTTTTATTGAATAGTTTTCGATGAGCGGTATCGCCCCCATGGCTAGCTGTGAGAGTAGTATTAAATCTATATTTGTATCAATCTTAAGATAATCTCTAAGATCGATTTTTTGTATATTGTCTATGTACAATTTTTTATCCAATGGGTAGTATATCCTTAGTATATCCTCCTCCTGTAAGATATTAGTTAAGGTGCTCTGAAAAATTGCGTCTAATAGGGTGATCATCATCCTTTTGGGATTTTTACTATATAGAATTCTTCCTGTGGATTTAAATTTTTTATCATTGATTGTGCCATTAATAATAAAATTGGCAGAAAGGGTGTCTGGTGAGTGATTATTTATCTCTGCGATTTTGTTAATGAAGAATCGAGCCTTTTCATCATTTGGGGTTTTATTATAATCACGATTATTTTCTATATTCCTTGAGCAGGTTGATATCACTGAAAAAAATGTAAAAATGAAGATTCCTAGCGATGATGTAATTAGTCTTCTTTGCATATATTGAATAGGCTGCTATTTGTCTATCCTATTGCCTATATCCTTTAATTTTTTCTTTAATCTTTGGATTATTTTCAATATCAAAAGATTTGTTCCAGTATTCAAAGGCCTTTTTCATGTCCCCAATCTTTTGATATGTATCCCCAATATGATCATAGACAACAGGATCAGGCGTTCCATTATTTATTAACTGTTGCTCCGCTTCTAATAGCTTCTCAAGTGCCAGCTGATAATCCCCCTTTCTATAATAGGCCCATCCAAGCGAGTCAAGATAGGCTCCATTCAGGGGTTCAATCTTTAGTGCTGTTTGAATAAGATCAATGGATTCATCTAAGTTTTTATTCTGATCAGCGTAGAGGTAACCAAGGTAATTGCATGCTCTTGCATTTTGTGGATTGTATTTTATTGCTGTTTTAAGAGAGTCAATTGATTCATCAAGCCTATGCAGTTTTTCAAGAACAGTCGCTAGGTAGAAATGATACATGTCATTCTCAGACTGTAATTCAATTGCCTTTTTAAAGAGTAACTCAGCCTGATTATAATTATTATTTCTGGAATATGCTAATCCCTTATAGAAATAGGTCTTTGAATTTTTTGGTTCAAGGTTTATGGCTACATCAAAATATCTGACAGATTCCTTGAAATTGTTCGTTAAATTGTATAGATAACCAATATGAATCATCATTTCAACGCTTTGTCTTAATTCATTTGCCCTTTTATAATAGATTATTGCAAGATTTAGTTTATCGATTTCTTCATATGTTTTGCCAATATAATAGTATATCTCAGGGATTTTGTCATTTATGGACAATATTTTTAGGAGAACATTTCTTGCTGAATATAATAATTTGACTTTATACATCAGTATCGCAGCAGTGAAGTATTCGCTTATGGCATTTTTTTGGTCTTTATTTCGCAGGCTGATTCTTGCCAATGCGATATGTGGGGAAATGATCAAGGGAGATTTATTAATTATGCTCTTCAGATATTCCTTGGCTTCTATATCTTTATGTAATTTCTCTAGGTAGAGGGATTTTGCGATAAATCCATGAATGGTCTTCATTGACATCCCTTTTCTGAGATACTCGATTGATTTGGGATTGTTTTCTAAATAATATATCCTACCCAATAGTGAGTTTAATCTAAGATTGTCTTTATCCATTTTGAGATAATAATATGCATATTTTTTCGCCTCTTCAAGAGAATAGGTATCCATCATAATATTTGCTAAGATGTAGGCAGTGGGATAATTATCAGGATTTATTTCCAAAACTAGCTTAAAGTGTTTAATCGCGTTTTTTTCGTCACCTCGATCGTGATATATGCATCCGATATAATAATTTGAATATTCCAGGAAATAGTCATCAACAGGCATATTAAGTTCTAATATTTTTTGAAAAAAGGCAAGTGCCTTATCATGATTTTGTATTCGTTCATAGTAGAGGATTGCAAGGGAGTAGTAGGTTTTTACATAATTCGGCTTTAACTCAATTAGTTTTTCATAGATAGAGGCAGCCTCTTGATAATCCTTAAGGCTTAAATAAATGCCATGTAAGAGTATATAGGGTTCTGTGTAATACATATCTGACTCAATTGACATCTTTGAATACTTTATAGCTGATTTATAATCGAATGTATAGTAATAACATTTAGCTAGATGATAATAGATCCTCTCCAAAGCAACTCCATGATTGGAAGCATCAATATAATATTTTATGGCTTTATTGTAATCCTTCATCGATTCGTAGAATAGACCTTTGCTATATAAAGCCCAATCGCTGTTAATTTCCCTATTATTGACCTTGTAGGTATCGCTCAACCTCTTTCCTGGTTTGTCAAAGGAGCTGCATTGACAAAAGATCGATACAAGCAGGTATAATAGAATAAACTGTAAATGCATATTTCGGTTGGGTGTTTTAGTAAACTGCATATAATTGTATCCTAAAGATTAGCGCCTGTGTTGCAGATGTGATGAAATCGAAGACGCATTGGTGTACTATATATGTAATTTTTCTAGGGATTATCCTTGTTAAAAGGGATATGCCTATTTAACTGTCATTTGTTCCAGAATAATTGAGATTGAAGTTATTGTCAAATGTAATTAACAATCTTTATATACTTCGTTAATGATGAATATACTAGTGTTAATAATCTTTTTCTAAAGCTAAACGGATAGAATCATATCAATAATCTACTTAAGTATTGGCATTGCATTATTAATAGCAAATATTATTATGTAACACTTTGTAAGGTTTTATCCCTAAATCATTGATTGAATAAATATGAATAGTGCTTGAAGAATTTTCATTAGTAATTTATATTGTAATTCAACTTATCATTAGTTATAAAGTTAATTATAAGATATCGATATATCCCTTTAATCAAAAGTCAGATAAGTAAACGCATAAAATATGCATAACATAAATTGTAAGAATTATTATCAGGAGGTATGAAGATGTTATTTGGAATTGATCCATTATACTGGATGATGATGCTGCCAGTATTAGTTTTATCTGTATTTGCTTCCATTAGGGTAAAAACTACCTTTAAAAAATATTCAAGAATCCCAACTCATACTGGATTAAGAGGTGTTGATATTGCAGAGAAAATTCTCAAAACAAACGGTCTATCTCATATCCCTGTTGTAGAAACCGGGGGGTTTTTATCGGATCACTATGATCCAATCCGAAAGGTTGTGAGATTGTCTTCCGATGTTTATCAGATTAATTCTCTGGCAGCAATTGGAGTAGCTGCCCACGAAACAGGACATGCTATTCAGCATGCAAAGTCCTATGCTCCACTAATGCTAAGGAATGCAATGGCTCCAACAGCCTCCATTGGATCTAACTTAGCCTGGATTATTATATTGGTTGGGTTTATAATCGGTACACTTGGATTAGTAAAGTTGGGCATATTATTATTCACCATTACCGTAATATTCCAGTTGATTACTCTGCCAGTTGAGTTCAATGCCACTTCAAGAGCTAAGGCGATATTGCTATCACAGGGATTTATAGGCTCAAATGAGATGGTCGGTGTAGAAAAGGTACTCTCAGCAGCAGCAATGACCTATGTCGCTGCAGCCGCGTCGTCTATTGTGACACTTTTATACTTTATCATAAGGACTGGCCTTTTGGGTGCGGAAGATTAGAGTCGAATTATTTGTATAAAGGGATTGACTGCTCTTTATATAGTGACATAATATTATTCCATGTGATAGCTATACAATTTTAACAATGTTAAATTTTTTATTGAGGCTATTCCTTATATTGAGAATGACATGATCAAGATGAGAGGATGAGAGTAAGGCATTTCAGGGAGAAGATCGTGGTCATCGAGGAGATCGATTCTGTCTGTAGAGAGATCAGAGAGAGTAATCTTACAATTGTCTCTTCCAATGGATGTTTCGATATATTACACCTTGGCCATATAGAGTATCTTCAATCCGCTTCAGGGTTTGGCGATATATTAATCATTGGCATCAATAGTGACGATTCTGTCAGAAGGCTTAAGGGGGTGGGAAGACCCATAAATAGTGAGAGGAATAGGGCTTCAGTTATTGCCTCACTCGGTTTTGTGGATTATTGTGTAATTTTCAGAGATGATAGTCCCACTAAATTATTGGGAAGAATAAGACCTGATATTCACGTTAAGGGTGGAGATTATCTCAAGCACAACCTACCAGAAAAAAAAGTGGTTGAAGAGAATGGCGGAATTGTCAAGATATTGCCTCAGGTAAAAGGTTTTTCTACTACAGATATAATAAAAAAATCATAACACAATAATGCATGAGATATTTGGAGAGGATGGGCATTTAAGAGGCCTATATAGTAATTTTGAGTTCAGGCAAGAACAGCTTGAAATGTCGGAGTTTATTCTTGAGACCCTCACCTCAGGCGAGAATGGATTGGTAGAAGCAGGTACAGGCGTAGGCAAGACACTGGCATATCTTGTACCAGCACTAGTGTATTCCCTTGAAAACAATAAAATCCTAGCAATAAGCACTGAAACAAAGACTCTTCAGAAGCAGTTAATAGATAAGGATGTACCGCTTGTTCAATTGATTATAAACAGATACCTTGAGAGAGATTTCTCCTATTCTCTCTGTCTTGGTAGTCAGAACTATCCTTGCAGGAAAAGATATGAACTCCTTCTATCAAATGGAAGGTTTCCCAAGGAGGAGATCAATGCCGTACAAGAGGTAAAAGGACGTTTTAGTGATAGTGAGATCTTTACACGTTTTGATATAGATTTGTCAAACATTCTATGGAATGAAATTTCGAGGGAGACTGAGGTATGCAATCCCTACAACTGCCCATTCTCTTCAATGTGTGTCTTCCAAAGGGCTAAAAGGAAATGGTCAAAAACAAATCTACTAATAATGAATCACTACCTTTTTTTCTCAAATATAGCCTTAGGAAAGTGTTATCTTCCAAATATTGATATAGTTATATTTGACGAGGCTCAGTCAATCGAGGAAATAGCATCCGATCAACTTGGCTTTAAGGTTAGTTACAACCAGATTGTTGATACTGTTAACCGATTATACAGGGAGAATAGGAAGAATAGCATTCTCTTAAGGATATCAGATGAGAGTAAGAGGAAAAAAGCCATTAAGTCGATGAGAGTGATAATATCAGAGTTGAGTTCATTTTTTGAGAATTTAAGAGAATTATTTAACACTAGTAATACTGTACGTATTAGAGAGGGACTCCCCTTTGGCGATACCCTTGCTAAAGCCTTAAGGGAGTTTATGCTTCTTATTACCGGGATAGAGGACGATCTAGAGGATGATTCATCGAGAATGGAGTTTGATATTATCAGAGGTCGGTTGTTCGTCTTTCAACAGAACCTGGAATCCCTTTTATATCAACTGAACTCCAATTTCGTTTATTGGATTGAAAGAAGAGGGGATGAGATGCTTGGGGATATACATATAAAGGGGGAGCCAGTTAGCGTTGCTGAGATTATCTATGATGAGGTTAATTCCTTTTATGATAGTAGTCTATTTGTTTCAGCCACCCTTGCTAATAGGGATGATTTTTCCTTTATTGCTGACAGGTTGGGGATTTATGAGTATAGGTCCCTCCTCTTAAGTTCCCCCTTTGATTATAAAAGACAGGTTGTATTATATTTAGGTGAGGAAACAGCGCCCCCTAATGATCCGTCATTCATTGATCAGGCGTCCATAATCTCCGCTGAAATAATAAATCATCTGGAGGGCAATTGTCTGATTCTATTCACCTCATATAGGATGCTTGGAGAGGTAAGGGAGAGACTTACTGAATTGGTAGATTTCCCTATTTATGCTCAAGGGGATTTCCCAGCCACAGAGGCGATAGTGCAATATATTGAAGATGATGGATCGATATTGATGGGAACTCATTCATTCTGGCAGGGAATAGATCTCCCTGGAGATCTATTAAGGGGTGTAATCCTTATGAGGTTGCCCTTTAACGTTCCGGACAGGCCAATGATTCAGGCAAGAATTGAGAAGATTGAGGAACAAGGTTTGAATTCTTTCTACAACTATCAGGTGCCTAACGCAATAATAAGATTCAAGCAGGGTTTTGGAAGGTTGATAAGGAGTAGAAATGATAAGGGTCTTATTGCGGTTCTCGATTCTAGAATTCTTACAAAGAGTTATGGTAACCTCTTCCTTTCCTCTTTGCCTGAATGTAACATAGTACAGACCATGAAAGATTTAAAATCATCGTTACAGGGAATTGGGGTTGTAATCAATGGAATTGCTAAATAAATTGAATGAGAATCAGAAAAAGTCTGTTTTACATACAGATGGTCCGCTCCTAATCCTTGCAGGGGCTGGTTCAGGAAAAACCCGGGTTATTACTTATAGAATTGCCTATCTGATACATGAGAAGAAGATTTCTCCATATAATATAATGGCAGTAACCTTTACCAATAAAGCTGCTGAGGAGATGAGGAAGAGGATTGTTGAGATAATCGGGATGGTCGGAGAGAGCGTGTTTATTAAGACATTCCATTCCTCTGCTGCATATATACTTAGAAGATATGGCGAACTGAATGGAATTCCTCGTTCGTTTTCCATTTATGATTCCAGAGATCAGGAAGTGCTGATCAAGGAAATCTTGCTTGAGATGAGACTTGATCCGAAAAAGATAAAACCATCTATGATTGCTTCAAAGATATCAGAAATAAAGGATAAGGCTCACTCCTTTGATGAGTCTCACCTTGTATCATCAATTCCAAATCATTCCCTATTCAACTTTCAGGAGGTATTTAAAAGATACCAGGAAAGACTTCAATATAATGGTGCGCTTGATTTTAATGATCTTCTTATAAAAACAGTTGAAATTTTACAGAATAATCAAGATGTACTGAGGGAATTGCAATCTCGATGGAAATACTACATGATTGATGAATATCAGGATACAAATCATGCCCAGTATCTAATTTGTAAGACTCTTTCATCTTCAAGTCGAAATATATGCGTTGTCGGTGATGATGATCAATCAATCTATTCATGGAGGGGGGCTGATATCGAGAATATTCTGAACTTTGAGAGAGATTATATCGATACTAAAGTAATAGTGTTGGAAGAGAACTATCGATCAACATCGCCTATATTGGAGGCCGCATCTCTAGTTATTCAGAATAATCAGAATAGAAAAGAAAAAACCCTTAGGGCCTGGAAGGGTGATGGAGAACCAGTTACATGGTGTCAGGCAAATAATGAGTATGGTGAAGCGGAATATGTAATCAATAATATAATATCTCTAAAAGGAATGGAGGGTTGGAAAAACAGTGATTTCGCAATATTTTATAGAACTAATGCTCAATCTAGGGTATTTGAAGAGTATTTGAGACGAGAAAATATTTCCTATAAGATAGTGGGAGGATTAAAATTTTACGATAGAAAGGAGATAAAGGATATCCTATCATATCTTAAGATCATCTCAAATCCCAATGATTCAATTTCCCTTCTTCGAATTATAAACACTCCATCAAGGGGGATCGGTAGTGTCACAATTGCTGGATTGAGGGATATTGCCAAATCCGATGGAATTTCTGAATGGGATGTAATCAAAAGGGGGTATATAAGCAAGGGACGAACTCATAAAGGGATAGATGAATTTTGTCAACTAGTCCAAAAGGGAATTCAATTTGTGAAGGAGATCCCTGAAAATTTAAGGCTTTCTGAATTTATTGATATGATTATTGATGAGTCGGGATACAGAAGGAGTCTGCAGGAGGATGATTCTATTGATGGGAGGGTTAGGTTAGAGAATGTCGATGAATTTATGAATAGTGTTAATGATTATGAGATGAGGAATGGTAATGCAAGTCTTGATGAGTTTCTGCAGGACATATCTCTACTTACCTCTGAAGAGAATCCCTTGGATGAATCCCAGGTAGAATCAGATTATGTCACCCTTATGACAGTTCACAACGCCAAGGGATTGGAGTTCTCAGTTGTTTTCCTCACAGGAATGGAGGAGGATATATTCCCTCATATAAATTCAATCAATTCCAGCAATAATTATGAGGGTATAGAGGAAGAGAGAAGACTCTGTTATGTGGGGATAACTAGAGCAATGAATAGGATATTTCTTACAAATGCACAGATAAGAAGGAGATTTAATGGAACGGTTTGTAACAATCCTTCAAGATTTATTTTTGAAATACCTGAAAGATTGATAAACAAAACTGAACACTACGATAGCAGTCATGTCTCACCAGGTTTTACAGGCAGATGGCATCATCATAAATCTGAATATGGGAATGATTTCAGCTTGCCTGACGAACTGGATTCCAGGCAGGGTTGTAGCTTTAACATTCGTGATATGGTTATGCATCCAAAGTATGGTGTAGGTCGAATAACCGAGATAAAGGGTAAGGGCGATAATGTGAAATTTACAATAAAGTTTGGAAGTGGTGATAGAAGGGTATTCCTTGAAAAATATACTCCACTTGAGAAGATAGTTTAATCATTAATATTTACTTAAACTTATTTATTACAATAGGAGGATATATGGCAGGTGTTTTAGAGGTAAATGATTTTAGTTTTGATAATGAGGTTTTAGGGCACAAGGGGAAGGTGTTGGTTGATTTTTGGGCGCCATGGTGTGGGCCATGCAGAATGCAAGCCCCAATATTAGAGAGGATAGCTCAATCAGGCGAAGTTGATGCTAAAATTACTAAGGTTAACACAGACGAGAGTCGGGATATTGCTGCAAGGTACAATATTCAATCGATCCCCACACTTATTATCTTTGATAATGGAAAGGAGATTGAGAGACTTGTGGGGACACGGCCTGAAGATGAATTAAAAGAAAAGTTGAAGTAATCTATCTATCATATATTTTAATATTGGTAGTGATTTTGCTTAATTGGATTCAGGGCTTCAATTGAAGTATTCTTTCGAATACAATTTTTAGCGGTAGATATGATAGCTGTAGTTCAAAGGGTTCTTAGTGCCTCGATTGAGGTAGATGGTCAGGTTGTTTCTTCAATTGGCGAAGGAATTCTTGCGCTGGTTGGATTTCATAAGGATGATGGCTTACAGGATATTGAATATATTGTTAATAAGATTATTCATTTACGAATATTTGATGATTATGATAAATCGATGAATCTTTCTCTGCTCGATATTAGTGGTGAGTTGTTGATTGCTTCCCAATTTACTCTATTAGGGGATGCGAGAAAGGGGAGAAGGCCATCCTATTCAAATGCAATGTCTCCAGAAAAGGCTGCGATATTATATAATGATTTTTTGGAGTTTTGTAAGTCGATCTATAATAAAGTAAAATCTGGTATTTTCCAGGCGAATATGAAGATCAGCTTAGTAAACACTGGACCAGTTACAATCCTTTTAGACAGCAACAAATTGATATAAATACATATTCATATATTGTATGGATAATAATTAGAATAGCTTAGAAAATTATTAGTAAATTTTGCATAGATATCTTCAATTGTATAAACTTATTTATTTTGAAAGTAGTATACTTATAGCTGCTTTTATTACTCCCTAATTTTCATTGATTGAGGATTCACCCTAACCTGCTGTACTGTCTCATCAATCATTCTTACAAATTACATGCTCTCTGAATATATCTTAACATCTTATTATATGGATAAAGAGGATAATGCTATTATAATAACAAAAGGAATATAATAGACTAATCATACTAAATTTATTTTTGTAACTGATTGTGAGAATCCATGTTTCTATATTAAACTATGAGATAATAAATATGCTGAATATTTTTTTGCATTTTATAAAATGGAGAAACAGAAATATTATAATCCGATATATAAAGAATGCATCTGGAATATTGTTAATATGTTATATAATTTTTTATATTGTATGGCATCTGCTCGATTATCAGAGTCAATTAGTTGAATGGTGTGCAATATCCATGCCTCAACAGATTATTATTGGTCAAGATATCGATTTAATAATTAATTACAACGGAGTAAATGAAAATACCTTTTTGTGTGTAGATATGCATTGGGCAAATAGAGATGGCGATCATGTCGGTTTGATGTCATCAGGTCGTCCTTATCCCAAAATAAAAGGGAGTGGGGAACATGCGTTCCGCATGAGAGTCAAGAATAAGAAGGGAATACACTTCATTGTAGTGATAATTTATTTGAGTAAATCTGGTCATTGGGAAGAGAGGGCTAGAGTAGCAATAACAGATCTGATACCAGTTCTTTCTGATAATAGCAGTATAAGAAAACCTGAATTAAAAGTTATAGTACCGCATGTGTTTAGCCCTGACATCTCTAATGAGTTATCAACAGATCGCTTTACTTATAATCTTGAATCGTCCAATAAGAAGGATAGTATTGAAACTGTTATTTATATAATGTATATATTAGCGGTGATCTTGTGTGGATGGTGTGCTCTTCATGCTGGACACATCAATTCATCACACTTATGTAATCGTTACTGTATATTGTGGCTCAGTTTGTCCCTAATTCTCCTCTTACTTGGAATTTCTGAGCAATTACGAATGAATTTTATGTTGACCGAAATATGCAGACAACTATTCAGATTACTGGGATGGTATTATGAGCGCGAGGCAGTACAGCGAATGATCGCAACTCTTGTTGCAACTGTTGGTTTTTGTCTGATAATCTTTTCAGTTTCGGCTGTTAAATGGATAGGCTGGCAGATTATCATTGCCTATGATAGTCTTATTGTTTTAATCAGCCTGTTTATTATCAATTCATTATCATTCCATTACTTTGATGATCTGGTCGGTTTGTATTTAGCTGAATTCGGTATGCTTTCGGTTCTGGAATTGGTTAGTGTTTTATGTATCTGCATAACTGCAGCTTATTATCTTATTAATGAACATAACTAACCACCTATAATGGACTTTATTTACAATTCCCATAATTGACTATATCTGTTTATCGCTAATATAATTGCTATTATGTATAGGTGTGTATGCTGATTACGAGTCAATGCAATCAATAGCGGCGTATTCTTTTTACACCTAATAGGGTAGTAGTTTAATTTAGTAAGTAATTTTCTAATCTATGTTCTTCCTACAAAGGCGGGAATCTCCCTTTATCCTAAAATAATGAAGATCTTTCTTTAAATATAGGGGTATTCCACTTCGTTTCAACCGGAATGACATGTACAAAATAGTGTAACCTACCCATTTAATTTACTACCCCTAATAGTAAGGAATAAAAATATATTTTGGTTTATGCTTCTTCTGCCTCTGTAACAAATTGAACAACTTTTTCTAAGGCATTGTGAAATTTAATTAGATGCTCTTCAAATACCATCACTCGATTACGCTCAAATGATCCCTCTTCATCTTTTCTAGATTCACTAATTAGCAGGTATTTCGATCCGTTTGCAGATTTTTTTACATCAAAAAAATAGGTTCTGCTACCGGCAGTTATTTTTTCAGAAAACAACTCTCTTCTGTCCCTATCCATTACATTACTCCATTCTGTTTACAAATCCGATCCTTAATACATGTATGGTTCGGAAATCTGTTAATATCTAATATTAAAATGCATTAAATAATATAATAAAGATAGCCCTTTTGTGGGTTATCTGTAATAAATATATAGGATTTATCATAAATAACTTCAATGTTATCTAAGGAGATTCAGATGTACTGAAAATCACACAGCTAAAAACCAGATTAGTGGTGATTCTCTCCATCAAGTGGTGTAATCTCCAGGATTTTTACAAAGTTGATGTTAACCATGCTAAATGGCAAGTACTTTTTAGACATTCTCATATGAGCATCCCTAATCTATTATTACAAACCTGGAAGAACGTTGAATTTTTAATAAAACACATATGAAAAGGGTTGATTATACAACCAAAAAACACTTTACAATACTATATAGAGGATTAGAATAAAAAACAAGATAATCAATATAATAAGTTAATACTCATATTGATTCATGATAAAGAATAAAAAGAATCAATGCTACATATAAATAATCATAAATAACTTAAGGGTGCTTGAAAATATGAAAGGCATAATATATTACTTTTTTTACAACCTATTACTAAACAACTATTGTAATGAGAATTAAACGAGGATTAAATTACTATTATGCAATTATAAATGTATGCAATAGCTGTTATAAGTATATAAAAATGTTAATGATTATTAACTTATATCATAGTATCTATTTTTATGTATAAGATTATTTTTTTTCTATTCCTTTGTATTACATCCTTTCTATTATCATTTAGTACAATTGTTTTTGGATTTGATATAATTCTTATGAGTCAAGTAGATGAGATCTATGATGATAATATAACCTATGCTGATAAAAATAAAATAAATGACTTCATCACAGAATTAATAATGGGATTAGGTGTAAAACATACTGATCAGACAATGTCTTTGAAATTGATTGGCCATATAAATCAACAAATCTACATTGATAACTGTGATTTCAATAACAACTTTCAAGATATTAACATAAATTTTAATAATGAATTAACAGCTCGTGATCAATTTACGCTTAAGAATTTATTTATTCGTGATA
Protein-coding sequences here:
- a CDS encoding ATP-dependent DNA helicase, encoding MHEIFGEDGHLRGLYSNFEFRQEQLEMSEFILETLTSGENGLVEAGTGVGKTLAYLVPALVYSLENNKILAISTETKTLQKQLIDKDVPLVQLIINRYLERDFSYSLCLGSQNYPCRKRYELLLSNGRFPKEEINAVQEVKGRFSDSEIFTRFDIDLSNILWNEISRETEVCNPYNCPFSSMCVFQRAKRKWSKTNLLIMNHYLFFSNIALGKCYLPNIDIVIFDEAQSIEEIASDQLGFKVSYNQIVDTVNRLYRENRKNSILLRISDESKRKKAIKSMRVIISELSSFFENLRELFNTSNTVRIREGLPFGDTLAKALREFMLLITGIEDDLEDDSSRMEFDIIRGRLFVFQQNLESLLYQLNSNFVYWIERRGDEMLGDIHIKGEPVSVAEIIYDEVNSFYDSSLFVSATLANRDDFSFIADRLGIYEYRSLLLSSPFDYKRQVVLYLGEETAPPNDPSFIDQASIISAEIINHLEGNCLILFTSYRMLGEVRERLTELVDFPIYAQGDFPATEAIVQYIEDDGSILMGTHSFWQGIDLPGDLLRGVILMRLPFNVPDRPMIQARIEKIEEQGLNSFYNYQVPNAIIRFKQGFGRLIRSRNDKGLIAVLDSRILTKSYGNLFLSSLPECNIVQTMKDLKSSLQGIGVVINGIAK
- a CDS encoding UvrD-helicase domain-containing protein, whose product is MELLNKLNENQKKSVLHTDGPLLILAGAGSGKTRVITYRIAYLIHEKKISPYNIMAVTFTNKAAEEMRKRIVEIIGMVGESVFIKTFHSSAAYILRRYGELNGIPRSFSIYDSRDQEVLIKEILLEMRLDPKKIKPSMIASKISEIKDKAHSFDESHLVSSIPNHSLFNFQEVFKRYQERLQYNGALDFNDLLIKTVEILQNNQDVLRELQSRWKYYMIDEYQDTNHAQYLICKTLSSSSRNICVVGDDDQSIYSWRGADIENILNFERDYIDTKVIVLEENYRSTSPILEAASLVIQNNQNRKEKTLRAWKGDGEPVTWCQANNEYGEAEYVINNIISLKGMEGWKNSDFAIFYRTNAQSRVFEEYLRRENISYKIVGGLKFYDRKEIKDILSYLKIISNPNDSISLLRIINTPSRGIGSVTIAGLRDIAKSDGISEWDVIKRGYISKGRTHKGIDEFCQLVQKGIQFVKEIPENLRLSEFIDMIIDESGYRRSLQEDDSIDGRVRLENVDEFMNSVNDYEMRNGNASLDEFLQDISLLTSEENPLDESQVESDYVTLMTVHNAKGLEFSVVFLTGMEEDIFPHINSINSSNNYEGIEEERRLCYVGITRAMNRIFLTNAQIRRRFNGTVCNNPSRFIFEIPERLINKTEHYDSSHVSPGFTGRWHHHKSEYGNDFSLPDELDSRQGCSFNIRDMVMHPKYGVGRITEIKGKGDNVKFTIKFGSGDRRVFLEKYTPLEKIV
- the trxA gene encoding thioredoxin gives rise to the protein MAGVLEVNDFSFDNEVLGHKGKVLVDFWAPWCGPCRMQAPILERIAQSGEVDAKITKVNTDESRDIAARYNIQSIPTLIIFDNGKEIERLVGTRPEDELKEKLK
- the dtd gene encoding D-aminoacyl-tRNA deacylase; translated protein: MIAVVQRVLSASIEVDGQVVSSIGEGILALVGFHKDDGLQDIEYIVNKIIHLRIFDDYDKSMNLSLLDISGELLIASQFTLLGDARKGRRPSYSNAMSPEKAAILYNDFLEFCKSIYNKVKSGIFQANMKISLVNTGPVTILLDSNKLI
- a CDS encoding DUF3276 family protein; the protein is MDRDRRELFSEKITAGSRTYFFDVKKSANGSKYLLISESRKDEEGSFERNRVMVFEEHLIKFHNALEKVVQFVTEAEEA